A part of Nocardioides plantarum genomic DNA contains:
- the rplK gene encoding 50S ribosomal protein L11 yields MPPKKKIAALVKVQLQAGAATPAPPVGTALGPHGVNIMEFCKAYNAQTESMRGNVIPVEITIYEDRTFTFITKTPPAAELIKKAAGLSKGSGVPHKEKVGKLTKDQVREIATTKLPDLNANSIEAAMKTVEGTARSMGITTE; encoded by the coding sequence ATGCCTCCCAAGAAGAAGATCGCCGCACTGGTCAAGGTGCAGCTCCAGGCCGGCGCCGCGACCCCGGCCCCGCCGGTCGGTACCGCCCTGGGTCCCCACGGCGTCAACATCATGGAGTTCTGCAAGGCCTACAACGCCCAGACGGAGTCCATGCGCGGCAACGTCATCCCCGTCGAGATCACCATCTACGAGGACCGGACGTTCACGTTCATCACCAAGACCCCGCCGGCTGCCGAGCTGATCAAGAAGGCTGCTGGTCTGTCGAAGGGCTCGGGCGTCCCGCACAAGGAGAAGGTCGGCAAGCTGACCAAGGACCAGGTGCGCGAGATCGCGACCACCAAGCTCCCCGACCTCAACGCCAACAGCATCGAGGCCGCCATGAAGACGGTCGAGGGCACCGCCCGCTCGATGGGCATCACGACCGAGTAA
- a CDS encoding MaoC/PaaZ C-terminal domain-containing protein, translating to MGTQLEPVSYRLTRDDLVAYAAASGDHNPIHQDQEIALAVGLPGVIAHGMLTLALAARYVDEHLGERGRIATIGAKFAKPVVVPVEGVDVVVSGTRKDDDTIVLAVTCEGVDVLRGCKVTLRGAAA from the coding sequence ATGGGCACGCAGCTCGAGCCGGTCAGCTACCGGCTGACCCGCGACGACCTCGTCGCGTACGCCGCCGCCAGCGGCGACCACAACCCGATCCACCAGGACCAGGAGATCGCCCTCGCGGTCGGGCTGCCGGGGGTGATCGCCCACGGCATGCTCACCCTCGCGCTGGCCGCGCGCTACGTCGACGAGCACCTCGGCGAGCGCGGTCGCATCGCCACCATCGGGGCCAAGTTCGCCAAGCCGGTCGTCGTGCCGGTCGAGGGCGTCGACGTCGTCGTCTCCGGCACCCGCAAGGACGACGACACGATCGTGCTGGCCGTCACCTGCGAGGGCGTCGACGTCCTGCGCGGCTGCAAGGTGACCCTGCGGGGCGCCGCCGCGTGA
- the nusG gene encoding transcription termination/antitermination protein NusG, with product MEQHVSEQYDEPAADGETELVTPEAADLTPETVEPGEQVDPTPDDLAVDDDADLPLEDASFDDDVAEATDGAAEGTAPVDVDSDDDVAALDDLLDDSEPVADLIEAEGEVADDAAAEAVDETVDTLEAAEGEVVLDEEAEVVDEDPLEAFRRELWAKPGDWFVVHTYSGMENRVKSNLENRIVSLNMEDYIHEIVVPMADIVEIKNGQRRTRKRPSHPGYVLVRMDLTDESWSTVRHTPSVTGFVGNSHQPVPLLMDEVENMLAPAVQAAAEVAAAAAGTTVPGSATTAKKPIEVADFSISDSVMVVDGPFATLHATITEINAEAQRVKALVEIFGRETPVELSFNQIQRV from the coding sequence ATGGAGCAACACGTGTCCGAGCAGTACGACGAGCCGGCCGCCGATGGCGAGACCGAGCTCGTGACCCCCGAGGCCGCCGACCTGACCCCCGAGACCGTGGAGCCGGGTGAGCAGGTCGACCCGACGCCGGACGACCTCGCCGTCGACGACGACGCCGACCTCCCCCTCGAGGACGCCTCGTTCGACGACGACGTGGCCGAGGCCACCGACGGCGCTGCCGAGGGCACCGCCCCGGTCGACGTCGACAGTGACGACGACGTCGCGGCGCTCGACGACCTGCTCGACGACTCCGAGCCGGTCGCCGACCTGATCGAGGCCGAGGGCGAGGTGGCCGACGACGCCGCTGCGGAGGCCGTCGACGAGACCGTCGACACGCTCGAGGCCGCCGAGGGCGAGGTCGTGCTCGACGAGGAGGCCGAGGTCGTCGACGAGGACCCGCTCGAGGCGTTCCGCCGTGAGCTGTGGGCCAAGCCCGGCGACTGGTTCGTGGTCCACACCTACTCCGGCATGGAGAACCGGGTGAAGTCCAACCTCGAGAACCGCATCGTCTCGCTCAACATGGAGGACTACATCCACGAGATCGTGGTTCCCATGGCCGACATCGTCGAGATCAAGAACGGCCAGCGCCGCACCCGCAAGCGCCCCTCGCACCCCGGCTACGTGCTGGTCCGCATGGACCTCACCGACGAGTCCTGGTCGACCGTGCGTCACACGCCGTCGGTGACCGGGTTCGTCGGCAACAGCCACCAGCCCGTCCCGCTGCTGATGGACGAGGTCGAGAACATGCTGGCCCCCGCCGTCCAGGCGGCCGCCGAGGTCGCCGCCGCTGCGGCCGGCACCACCGTCCCGGGCTCGGCCACCACGGCCAAGAAGCCCATCGAGGTCGCGGACTTCTCGATCTCCGACTCGGTCATGGTCGTCGACGGCCCGTTCGCGACGCTGCACGCCACGATCACCGAGATCAACGCCGAGGCCCAGCGGGTCAAGGCGCTGGTCGAGATCTTCGGTCGCGAGACCCCCGTCGAGCTCAGCTTCAACCAGATTCAGCGCGTCTGA
- a CDS encoding pyridoxal phosphate-dependent aminotransferase produces the protein MTSSPRDRRVSARIGAIAESATLKVDAKAKALKAEGRPVIGFGAGEPDFPTPDYIVEAAVDACREPRNHRYTPAGGLPELKKAIADKTRRDSGLEIEPAQVLVTNGGKQAIYAAFAAMLDPGDEVIVPAPYWTTYPEAIQLAGGVAVEVLADETQDYKVTVEQLEAARTERTKVLLFVSPSNPTGAVYTAEEIRAIGRWVEDHELWVLTDEIYEHLVYDGIDTGSMPVLCPFLVDNCVIVNGVAKTYAMTGWRVGWMIGPKDLVKAATNLQSHATSNVSNVAQRAAIAALEGDLTAVAEMKVAFDRRRKTIVAMLNEIEGVVCPMPGGAFYAYPSVKGLLGKDHDGTVVETSADLADYILDKSEVAVVPGEAFGSPGYLRLSYALGDDDIVEGITRLQKLFA, from the coding sequence ATGACTTCGAGCCCCCGCGACAGACGAGTCTCCGCCCGCATCGGCGCCATCGCCGAGTCGGCCACGCTGAAGGTCGACGCCAAGGCGAAGGCCCTCAAGGCCGAGGGCCGCCCGGTGATCGGCTTCGGTGCTGGTGAGCCCGACTTCCCCACGCCCGACTACATCGTCGAGGCCGCCGTCGACGCCTGCCGCGAGCCCAGGAACCACCGCTACACGCCGGCCGGCGGGCTGCCGGAGCTCAAGAAGGCCATCGCCGACAAGACCAGGCGCGACAGCGGTCTCGAGATCGAGCCGGCCCAGGTGCTGGTCACCAACGGCGGCAAGCAGGCCATCTACGCCGCCTTCGCGGCGATGCTCGACCCGGGCGACGAGGTGATCGTGCCGGCGCCGTACTGGACGACCTACCCCGAGGCGATCCAGCTGGCCGGCGGCGTCGCGGTCGAGGTGCTGGCCGACGAGACCCAGGACTACAAGGTCACCGTCGAGCAGCTCGAGGCCGCCCGCACCGAGCGGACCAAGGTGCTGCTGTTCGTCTCGCCGTCCAACCCGACCGGCGCGGTCTACACCGCCGAGGAGATCCGCGCGATCGGCCGGTGGGTCGAGGACCACGAGCTGTGGGTGCTGACCGACGAGATCTACGAGCACCTCGTCTACGACGGCATCGACACCGGGTCGATGCCCGTGCTGTGCCCGTTCCTGGTCGACAACTGCGTCATCGTCAACGGGGTCGCCAAGACCTACGCGATGACCGGCTGGCGGGTCGGCTGGATGATCGGCCCGAAGGACCTGGTCAAGGCCGCCACCAACCTGCAGAGCCACGCGACGTCCAACGTCTCCAACGTCGCCCAGCGTGCCGCGATCGCCGCCCTCGAGGGCGACCTGACGGCCGTCGCGGAGATGAAGGTCGCCTTCGACCGGCGCCGCAAGACCATCGTCGCGATGCTCAACGAGATCGAGGGCGTCGTGTGCCCCATGCCGGGTGGGGCGTTCTACGCCTACCCGTCGGTCAAGGGCCTGCTCGGCAAGGACCACGACGGCACGGTCGTCGAGACGTCGGCCGACCTGGCCGACTACATCCTCGACAAGAGCGAGGTCGCGGTGGTGCCCGGCGAGGCGTTCGGCTCCCCCGGCTACCTGCGACTGTCCTACGCACTCGGCGACGACGACATCGTGGAAGGCATCACGCGGTTGCAGAAGCTGTTTGCGTGA
- a CDS encoding FAS1-like dehydratase domain-containing protein, translating into MPLDDPDIVGRAYPPAPPHEVTADAVRAFVEATGASYDGGPAPATFPIVAAFTAMSTFLEAEALDLSRIVHGAQEFRHERPVVPGDVLSVTLRVASVRSIGGNDIIGTTSEVTDADGALVATGTATLVHRGPEGGA; encoded by the coding sequence ATGCCGCTCGACGACCCCGACATCGTGGGCCGCGCCTACCCGCCGGCCCCGCCCCACGAGGTCACCGCCGACGCCGTGCGGGCGTTCGTGGAGGCCACCGGGGCGTCGTACGACGGAGGGCCGGCGCCGGCCACCTTCCCGATCGTCGCGGCGTTCACCGCCATGTCGACGTTCCTCGAGGCCGAGGCGCTCGACCTGTCGCGCATCGTCCACGGCGCCCAGGAGTTCCGGCACGAGCGGCCGGTCGTGCCTGGTGACGTGCTCAGCGTCACGCTGAGGGTCGCGAGCGTCCGCTCGATCGGCGGCAACGACATCATCGGCACCACCAGCGAGGTCACCGACGCCGACGGCGCCCTGGTGGCGACCGGCACCGCCACCCTGGTCCACCGCGGCCCCGAGGGTGGCGCCTGA
- a CDS encoding UDP-N-acetylmuramate dehydrogenase: MTDLRHHTTLRLGGPARRWVTATTEAELVEAVSAADAAGEPVLVLGGGSNLVVADAGFDGTVVEVATRGILADHDSDDPTCGGVLVTVAAGESWDVLVAHAVAHGWVGVEALSGIPGSVGATPVQNVGAYGQEVSQTVARVRVWDRRLQGVRTFAGPDCDFGYRHSRFKADPGRHVVLDVTFQLAVGTLSAPVGYAELARTLGVEPGARAPLAQVREAVLGLRRGKGMVLDPADHDTWSAGSFFTNPVLPVADVPDGAPTWPADDGLVKTSAAWLIEHAGFTKGYAVHPDAAARLSSKHTLALTNRGDATTDDLLALARAVRDGVRSAYGVTLVNEPVLVGCEL; this comes from the coding sequence GTGACCGACCTGCGCCACCACACCACCCTGCGCCTCGGGGGTCCCGCACGACGCTGGGTCACCGCCACCACCGAGGCCGAGCTCGTCGAGGCCGTGTCGGCCGCCGACGCCGCGGGCGAGCCGGTGCTGGTGCTGGGCGGCGGCAGCAACCTCGTCGTCGCCGACGCCGGGTTCGACGGCACCGTCGTCGAGGTCGCGACCCGCGGCATCCTCGCCGACCACGACTCCGACGACCCGACCTGCGGGGGAGTGCTGGTCACCGTCGCCGCCGGCGAGTCGTGGGACGTCCTGGTCGCCCACGCCGTCGCCCACGGCTGGGTCGGGGTCGAGGCGCTGTCCGGCATCCCCGGCTCCGTGGGCGCCACCCCGGTGCAGAACGTCGGCGCCTACGGCCAGGAGGTCTCCCAGACCGTCGCTCGGGTCCGGGTCTGGGACCGCCGGCTGCAGGGCGTGCGCACCTTCGCCGGACCCGACTGCGACTTCGGCTACCGCCACTCGCGGTTCAAGGCCGACCCCGGCCGCCACGTCGTCCTCGACGTCACCTTCCAGCTCGCGGTCGGCACGCTGAGCGCCCCGGTCGGCTACGCCGAGCTGGCCCGCACCCTCGGCGTCGAGCCCGGCGCGCGCGCACCGCTGGCGCAGGTGCGCGAGGCGGTGCTCGGCCTGCGCCGGGGCAAGGGCATGGTCCTCGACCCCGCCGACCACGACACCTGGAGCGCCGGCTCGTTCTTCACCAACCCGGTCCTGCCGGTCGCCGACGTGCCCGACGGCGCGCCGACCTGGCCCGCCGACGACGGGCTCGTCAAGACCAGCGCCGCCTGGCTCATCGAGCACGCCGGGTTCACCAAGGGCTACGCCGTGCACCCCGACGCCGCCGCCCGGCTCTCGAGCAAGCACACGCTGGCCCTCACCAACCGCGGAGACGCGACCACCGACGACCTGCTGGCGCTGGCCCGCGCCGTGCGTGACGGCGTGCGCTCGGCGTACGGCGTGACGCTGGTCAACGAGCCGGTGCTCGTCGGCTGCGAGCTCTAG
- a CDS encoding adenosine deaminase: MSYPDTGAGAPSPTTVRDVRALPKAHLHLHFTGSMRHGTLLELAERDGIALPDSLVSEWPPQLSAADEKGWFRFQRLYDVARSVLRTEADVRRLVLETAEDDVRDGGRWLEIQVDPSGYAARFGGITAFTDLVLDAVRDASERTGLGIGVVVAANRTRHPLDARTLARLAGQYAGRGVVGFGLSNDERRGRTADFAGAFAIAERAGLALVPHGGELRGPDHVRTCLDTLHADRLGHGVRCAEDPDLLARIVDAGVALEVCPVSNVALGVYSDLTSVPLPTLLEAGATVALGADDPLLFGSQLAAQYATMRAAHELDDATLAELARMSLRASRAPDELRVAALAAVDDWLEHGPGSR, encoded by the coding sequence GTGAGTTATCCGGACACGGGTGCCGGGGCGCCGTCCCCGACGACCGTCCGTGACGTGCGGGCACTGCCGAAGGCGCACCTGCACCTGCACTTCACCGGGTCGATGCGGCACGGCACGCTGCTCGAGCTCGCCGAGCGCGACGGCATCGCCCTGCCCGACTCGCTGGTCTCGGAGTGGCCGCCGCAGCTGAGCGCGGCCGACGAGAAGGGCTGGTTCCGCTTCCAGCGCCTCTACGACGTCGCGCGCTCCGTGCTGCGCACCGAGGCCGACGTACGCCGACTGGTGCTGGAGACGGCCGAGGACGACGTGCGCGACGGCGGGCGGTGGCTCGAGATCCAGGTCGACCCCAGCGGGTACGCCGCCCGGTTCGGCGGCATCACCGCCTTCACCGACCTGGTGCTCGACGCCGTGCGCGACGCGAGCGAGCGCACGGGTCTCGGCATCGGGGTCGTCGTGGCGGCCAACCGCACCCGACACCCGCTCGACGCACGCACCCTGGCCCGGCTCGCGGGGCAGTACGCCGGCCGCGGTGTCGTCGGGTTCGGGCTGTCCAACGACGAGCGCCGCGGCCGCACCGCCGACTTCGCGGGCGCGTTCGCGATCGCGGAGCGCGCCGGGCTCGCGCTGGTGCCGCACGGCGGCGAGCTGCGCGGACCCGACCACGTCCGTACCTGCCTCGACACCCTGCACGCCGACCGCCTCGGTCACGGGGTCCGCTGCGCCGAGGACCCCGACCTGCTGGCCCGCATCGTCGATGCCGGGGTGGCGCTCGAGGTCTGTCCCGTCTCCAACGTCGCGCTCGGTGTCTACTCCGACCTCACCTCGGTGCCGCTGCCGACGCTGCTGGAGGCCGGGGCCACCGTCGCGCTCGGCGCCGACGACCCGTTGCTGTTCGGCTCGCAGCTCGCGGCGCAGTACGCCACGATGCGCGCGGCGCACGAGCTCGACGACGCGACCCTGGCCGAGCTGGCCCGGATGTCGCTGCGGGCCTCGCGAGCCCCCGACGAGCTGCGCGTCGCGGCGCTCGCCGCGGTCGACGACTGGCTGGAGCACGGTCCCGGCTCCCGGTGA
- a CDS encoding DUF4190 domain-containing protein — translation MTQQPGTPDETPDSLAEPASPSGEQAPAYGEASSPYVSPPAAPAGYTPYAPTAQGHPFAQPHAGAIAALVLGIVSVVSSLLIQVTCFSIVGSLTGPFAIALGARARKEIEQDPGRYTNPGIATAAFVTGLIGSAIALAVVGVGIVLLGLFISVAGP, via the coding sequence GTGACGCAGCAGCCCGGGACCCCGGACGAGACGCCTGACTCCCTCGCCGAGCCGGCCTCCCCCTCGGGCGAGCAGGCCCCGGCGTACGGCGAGGCCTCGAGTCCCTACGTCTCGCCGCCCGCGGCCCCGGCGGGCTACACGCCGTACGCACCGACCGCGCAGGGCCACCCGTTCGCCCAGCCGCACGCCGGCGCCATCGCCGCCCTGGTGCTCGGGATCGTCAGCGTGGTGTCCTCGCTGCTGATCCAGGTGACCTGCTTCTCGATCGTCGGGTCGCTGACCGGACCGTTCGCCATCGCTCTCGGGGCCCGGGCCCGCAAGGAGATCGAGCAGGATCCCGGGCGCTACACCAACCCGGGCATCGCGACGGCGGCGTTCGTGACCGGACTGATCGGCTCGGCGATCGCGCTCGCGGTGGTCGGGGTCGGGATCGTGCTGCTCGGCCTCTTCATCAGCGTGGCCGGCCCCTGA
- the rplA gene encoding 50S ribosomal protein L1 has protein sequence MQRSKTYRAAEETFDKDELYAPLTAIKIAKTASKKKFDETLDVVMRLGVDPRKADQMVRGTVNLPHGTGKTARVLVFANGDKAEAATAAGADIVGGDELIDKVAGGWLDFDAVVATPDMMGKVGRLGRVLGPRGLMPNPKTGTVTPDPAKAVTDIKGGKIEFRVDRHANLHFIIGKASFSETALAENYASALEEVLRLKPASSKGRYIKKVTVSTTMGPGIQVDPNRTRNVASEEEGEA, from the coding sequence ATGCAGCGCAGCAAGACCTACCGCGCGGCCGAAGAGACGTTCGACAAGGACGAGCTCTACGCCCCGCTGACCGCGATCAAGATCGCGAAGACCGCCAGCAAGAAGAAGTTCGACGAGACCCTCGACGTCGTGATGCGTCTCGGCGTCGACCCCCGCAAGGCCGACCAGATGGTGCGCGGCACCGTCAACCTGCCCCACGGCACGGGCAAGACCGCCCGCGTCCTGGTGTTCGCCAACGGTGACAAGGCCGAGGCCGCCACCGCGGCCGGTGCCGACATCGTCGGTGGCGACGAGCTCATCGACAAGGTGGCCGGCGGCTGGCTCGACTTCGACGCCGTCGTCGCCACGCCCGACATGATGGGCAAGGTCGGCCGGCTCGGCCGCGTGCTCGGTCCCCGTGGCCTGATGCCCAACCCCAAGACCGGCACCGTCACGCCCGACCCGGCCAAGGCGGTCACCGACATCAAGGGCGGCAAGATCGAGTTCCGCGTCGACCGGCACGCCAACCTGCACTTCATCATCGGCAAGGCCTCGTTCAGCGAGACCGCCCTGGCCGAGAACTACGCCTCGGCGCTCGAGGAGGTGCTGCGGCTCAAGCCGGCCAGCTCCAAGGGTCGCTACATCAAGAAGGTCACGGTCTCCACGACCATGGGCCCCGGCATCCAGGTCGACCCCAACCGCACGCGCAACGTCGCGTCCGAGGAGGAGGGCGAGGCCTGA
- the secE gene encoding preprotein translocase subunit SecE, with amino-acid sequence MSDSSAVRGSRDDRSGEPRKRTSIPTFYRQVVAELRKVVWPTQDQLVTYFIVVMVFVLAMMALVSALDLGFGKLAFAIFDGSDGV; translated from the coding sequence GTGTCGGACAGCAGCGCGGTCCGCGGTTCCCGGGACGACAGGTCCGGTGAGCCTCGCAAGCGCACCAGCATCCCGACGTTCTACCGCCAGGTGGTCGCCGAGCTCCGCAAGGTCGTCTGGCCCACGCAGGACCAGCTGGTCACCTACTTCATCGTGGTGATGGTCTTCGTGCTCGCGATGATGGCGCTCGTCTCGGCCCTCGACCTGGGCTTCGGCAAGCTCGCCTTCGCGATCTTCGACGGCAGCGACGGCGTCTGA